From a single Microbacterium murale genomic region:
- a CDS encoding TetR/AcrR family transcriptional regulator gives MTTEPRPGRPRASSREVLAEAACELFLEQGYDATSVADITQRAGVSRSSFFNYFSSKSDVLWSGLDARIDGAIDAMGELGTDADAPAVRGILLSVVRDFAPDPLALALRNAKAMGLEAELVRDTGLRHARLAAGIADSARRSGIGAIRADILGAAHSAALLSSLRVWAERGAGHGSPEALFQEALAGIHDLPWRD, from the coding sequence ATGACGACCGAGCCGCGCCCAGGACGTCCGCGCGCGTCGTCGCGCGAGGTCCTCGCCGAGGCGGCGTGCGAGTTGTTCCTCGAACAGGGCTATGACGCGACATCAGTGGCCGATATCACTCAGCGTGCCGGGGTGAGCCGCTCCAGCTTCTTCAACTACTTCTCTTCGAAGAGCGACGTGCTCTGGTCCGGGCTGGACGCCAGGATCGACGGCGCAATCGACGCGATGGGCGAGCTCGGGACGGATGCTGATGCCCCTGCTGTGCGCGGCATCCTGCTGAGCGTCGTACGCGATTTCGCACCCGACCCGCTGGCGCTCGCACTGCGTAACGCGAAGGCCATGGGACTCGAGGCGGAGTTGGTTCGCGACACCGGCCTGCGTCATGCCCGGCTGGCTGCGGGAATCGCGGATTCCGCGCGACGCAGCGGAATCGGCGCGATCCGTGCCGACATCCTCGGTGCCGCCCACTCGGCTGCGCTGCTGTCCTCCCTGCGCGTGTGGGCCGAGAGAGGCGCCGGACATGGTTCGCCCGAGGCACTGTTCCAGGAGGCTCTGGCGGGCATTCACGATCTCCCGTGGCGGGACTGA
- a CDS encoding RNA polymerase sigma factor yields MKRPLADTALIVAFEASASDLLAYLARRVGSDDAPDLLGDTMVVAWRRVRELPGEPERARMWLFGIARGTLQNHARGERRRWALVDRIRSQVRDDATPSADAGMDVRDAIARLDPDLAELIRLVHWDRFSLTDAAELLGIPASTARGRYQRAKEHLRAALSIEAPLA; encoded by the coding sequence GTGAAGCGACCTCTCGCCGACACCGCCCTGATCGTGGCGTTCGAAGCATCTGCATCCGATCTGCTCGCCTACCTCGCTCGTCGTGTCGGCTCCGATGACGCCCCTGACCTTCTTGGGGACACGATGGTCGTTGCCTGGCGGCGGGTGCGCGAGCTGCCCGGCGAACCGGAGCGCGCACGAATGTGGCTGTTCGGGATCGCCCGCGGCACTCTGCAGAACCACGCCCGCGGCGAACGCCGACGATGGGCGCTCGTTGATCGCATCCGCTCGCAGGTCCGAGATGATGCGACGCCGTCGGCCGATGCCGGAATGGACGTGCGCGACGCCATTGCGAGACTCGATCCCGATCTCGCCGAACTCATCCGCCTGGTTCACTGGGATCGATTCAGTCTCACGGATGCAGCCGAGCTTCTCGGCATCCCGGCCTCCACTGCGCGAGGCCGCTACCAGCGCGCCAAGGAGCACCTCCGCGCCGCGCTGAGCATCGAGGCGCCGCTCGCGTAG
- a CDS encoding DUF2004 domain-containing protein, translating to MAIEHDYFGLLSSGPDGSIFWSETVELGDQAVTVDLTAPDQDDVSVDALDIAAALISGLEEVDGAARRGMLAEVDDRASEVTEYILQQQEAYGDELEEVLVDVSADPAVDIIRSMRLMSMTILADEHGGSEPFAVLEYALDPDNTDDVLLVNLSSDGSVQSVMSGD from the coding sequence ATGGCGATCGAACACGACTACTTCGGGCTCCTGTCCTCAGGGCCGGACGGATCGATCTTCTGGTCCGAGACGGTGGAGCTGGGCGACCAGGCGGTGACCGTCGATCTCACCGCGCCTGATCAGGATGACGTCTCGGTCGATGCGCTCGACATCGCCGCTGCCCTCATCTCCGGGCTGGAAGAGGTCGATGGCGCGGCGCGACGCGGGATGCTCGCCGAGGTCGATGATCGCGCGAGCGAGGTGACCGAGTACATCCTGCAGCAGCAGGAGGCGTACGGTGACGAACTCGAAGAGGTTCTCGTCGACGTCAGCGCGGATCCCGCGGTCGACATCATCCGCTCGATGCGCCTCATGAGCATGACGATCCTTGCCGACGAGCACGGCGGATCAGAGCCGTTCGCCGTGCTCGAATACGCTCTCGACCCGGACAACACCGACGACGTGCTGCTGGTGAACCTCTCATCGGACGGTTCGGTGCAGTCCGTGATGAGTGGCGACTAG
- the lipB gene encoding lipoyl(octanoyl) transferase LipB produces MLDILTAGLAPAYVPYLDGWELQRSIHREVVDGTRPDTLILLEHEAVYTAGKRTEPQERPQDGTPVVDVDRGGKITWHGPGQLVGYPIVRLPEPMDVVAHVRRLERLLIDILGPLGVDGYQVDGRSGVWVRRPLSEDKVAAIGVRVQQGVTMHGFAINCDNSLAGFRGIIPCGITDAGVTTVSEVTGADVSPADIVDAVAEAFTVEYEGVLA; encoded by the coding sequence ATGCTCGACATCCTCACTGCCGGTCTCGCACCGGCCTACGTCCCCTATCTCGACGGGTGGGAGCTGCAGCGCAGCATCCATCGTGAGGTGGTCGACGGTACGCGCCCCGACACGCTGATCCTGCTCGAGCACGAGGCCGTGTACACCGCCGGGAAGCGCACCGAACCGCAGGAACGTCCCCAGGACGGCACTCCCGTCGTCGACGTCGACCGCGGCGGAAAGATCACGTGGCACGGACCGGGTCAGCTCGTCGGTTACCCGATCGTGCGACTCCCCGAACCCATGGATGTCGTCGCACACGTGCGTCGTCTGGAGCGTCTTCTCATCGACATCCTCGGTCCGCTCGGCGTCGACGGATACCAGGTCGACGGCCGCAGCGGTGTGTGGGTGCGCCGCCCGCTCTCCGAGGACAAGGTGGCGGCGATCGGCGTGCGCGTGCAGCAAGGCGTGACGATGCATGGCTTCGCGATCAACTGCGACAACTCTCTCGCCGGGTTCCGCGGGATCATCCCGTGCGGCATCACTGACGCGGGCGTCACTACCGTCAGCGAGGTCACCGGCGCGGACGTCTCACCCGCCGACATCGTCGACGCGGTCGCGGAAGCGTTCACGGTCGAATACGAAGGAGTTCTCGCATGA
- a CDS encoding sugar-binding transcriptional regulator — MSNQSLSDPRAGTALRAAQMYYLQDMTMDAIARELATSRSSVSRLLSHARATGLVEIQIHQPQGQELRLEEAIRARYGIAAHVVPTPKNLSDVERFERVAMSAARLLPLYFDSNMTLGIAWGSTLDAISRHLPKKETHNSAVVQLNGAGNTFTSGVDYASEILHRFGQAFGAGIQQFPVPAFFDDPRTKEAMWRERSTRRVLDLQARADVILFGLGSPFAEVPSRVYIGGYLDRDDFRSLREEKVVGDIATVFYRSDGSWKDIELNNRATGPAFSVLSRASRRICVVAGVQKLPSLRGAIATRLITDLVLDEHLAEQLVDL, encoded by the coding sequence ATGAGCAACCAATCCCTCAGTGATCCCCGGGCGGGGACCGCCTTGCGCGCGGCGCAGATGTACTACTTGCAGGACATGACGATGGATGCGATCGCCCGGGAGCTCGCGACCTCACGTTCGTCCGTCTCCCGTCTGCTCAGCCATGCCCGAGCCACCGGGCTGGTGGAGATTCAGATCCACCAGCCCCAAGGGCAGGAGCTGCGCCTGGAGGAGGCCATCCGCGCGCGATACGGCATCGCCGCGCACGTCGTCCCGACGCCGAAGAACCTCTCGGACGTCGAGCGGTTCGAGCGGGTGGCGATGAGCGCCGCGCGTCTCCTGCCGCTCTACTTCGACTCGAACATGACGCTCGGCATCGCGTGGGGTTCCACCCTTGACGCCATCAGCAGACATCTGCCGAAGAAGGAGACGCACAACTCCGCTGTGGTGCAGCTCAATGGCGCGGGCAACACCTTCACGAGCGGCGTCGACTACGCCAGCGAGATCCTGCACCGTTTCGGACAGGCGTTCGGCGCCGGCATCCAGCAATTCCCCGTCCCTGCATTCTTCGATGACCCGCGCACGAAGGAGGCGATGTGGCGCGAGCGCAGCACGCGGCGGGTGCTCGATCTGCAGGCTCGCGCTGATGTCATCCTGTTCGGACTCGGGTCACCATTCGCGGAGGTGCCGAGCCGCGTCTACATCGGCGGCTATCTCGACCGGGATGACTTCCGGAGTCTGAGGGAGGAGAAGGTCGTCGGCGACATCGCCACGGTGTTCTACCGGTCGGACGGCAGCTGGAAGGACATCGAATTGAACAACAGGGCGACCGGGCCCGCATTCTCAGTTCTGTCCAGGGCATCCAGGCGCATCTGCGTCGTCGCCGGCGTTCAGAAGCTGCCGAGCCTACGAGGTGCGATCGCCACGCGTCTGATCACCGACCTCGTTCTGGACGAGCACCTCGCCGAGCAGCTCGTCGACTTGTGA
- the glpK gene encoding glycerol kinase GlpK, translating to MHIVAIDQGTTSTRAIVFDDDGAIVATGQREHEQIFPQAGWVEHDATEIWTNTQAVIDSAVHNAGIAASDVAAIGITNQRETVVVWDRATGEPVYNAIVWQDTRTQSLIDALAADGGIRRFAEITGLPLATYFSASKIAWILDNVDGARERAENGELLFGTPDTWVLWNLTGGPDGGVHATDVTNASRTLLMDLRTLDWDEDLLKAFSVPRAMLPAILSSSEVYGHAVGTSLDGVPIAGILGDQQAATFGQVAFERGESKNTYGTGNFLIVNTGDEIVNSDNGLITTVAYRLGEDAPKYALEGSIAVTGSLVQWLRDNLGIIKDAPEVEELALTVEDNGGVYIVPAFSGLFAPYWRPDARGAILGLTRFANKGHIARAALEAVAFQTREVLDAVAADTNVPLEELRVDGGMVGNSALMQFQADVLGVPVIRPAIIETTALGAAYAAGLAVGVWADLDELRGMWHEDERWKPQIDETERERRLARWRKAVTRTFDWVDED from the coding sequence ATGCACATCGTCGCCATAGACCAGGGCACCACGAGCACACGAGCGATCGTGTTCGACGACGACGGGGCGATTGTCGCCACCGGCCAGCGTGAGCATGAGCAGATCTTCCCGCAGGCGGGTTGGGTCGAGCACGACGCGACGGAGATCTGGACGAACACGCAGGCGGTGATCGATTCCGCGGTGCACAATGCCGGCATCGCAGCATCCGATGTCGCGGCGATCGGCATCACCAACCAGCGTGAGACGGTCGTGGTGTGGGATCGTGCGACCGGAGAGCCGGTCTACAACGCGATCGTCTGGCAGGACACGCGAACGCAGTCGCTCATCGACGCGCTGGCAGCGGACGGCGGCATCCGCCGATTCGCCGAGATCACCGGGTTGCCGCTCGCCACATACTTCTCGGCATCCAAGATCGCGTGGATCCTCGACAACGTCGACGGCGCCCGTGAACGCGCGGAGAACGGTGAGCTGCTGTTCGGCACACCAGACACGTGGGTGCTCTGGAACCTCACGGGAGGACCCGACGGCGGCGTGCACGCCACGGACGTCACCAACGCCAGCCGCACGCTGCTGATGGACCTGCGCACGCTCGACTGGGACGAAGACCTGCTGAAGGCATTCAGCGTCCCGCGTGCGATGCTGCCTGCGATCCTCTCCTCGTCGGAGGTGTACGGCCACGCGGTCGGCACTTCGCTTGACGGCGTTCCGATCGCGGGAATCCTCGGCGATCAGCAGGCTGCCACATTCGGCCAGGTCGCGTTCGAGCGTGGCGAGTCCAAGAACACCTATGGCACGGGCAACTTCCTGATCGTGAACACCGGCGACGAGATCGTGAACAGCGACAACGGTCTGATCACCACCGTCGCATATCGTCTGGGCGAGGACGCACCGAAATACGCTCTGGAGGGATCGATCGCGGTCACCGGATCGCTTGTGCAGTGGCTGCGCGACAACCTCGGCATCATCAAGGACGCGCCGGAGGTGGAAGAACTCGCGCTCACTGTGGAGGACAACGGCGGCGTGTACATCGTCCCGGCATTCTCCGGGCTGTTCGCCCCATACTGGCGACCCGACGCACGTGGCGCGATCCTCGGCCTGACCCGATTCGCGAACAAGGGACACATCGCCCGTGCGGCTCTTGAAGCTGTCGCGTTCCAGACGCGTGAGGTGCTGGATGCCGTTGCTGCCGACACGAACGTGCCACTGGAGGAACTCCGGGTCGACGGCGGAATGGTCGGCAATTCGGCATTGATGCAGTTCCAGGCAGATGTGCTGGGCGTCCCGGTCATCCGTCCGGCCATCATCGAGACGACCGCTCTCGGTGCGGCATATGCGGCGGGGCTCGCGGTCGGCGTCTGGGCCGACCTCGACGAGCTTCGCGGGATGTGGCACGAGGACGAGCGCTGGAAGCCGCAGATCGACGAGACCGAGCGCGAGCGGCGGCTCGCCCGTTGGCGCAAGGCCGTCACGCGCACGTTCGACTGGGTCGACGAGGACTGA
- the lipA gene encoding lipoyl synthase: MTAAAPEGRRLLRLEIRNAETPIERKPEWIKTKAKMGPEYTALHSLVKAEGLHTVCQEAGCPNIFECWEDREATFLIGGSQCTRRCDFCQIDTGKPADYDTDEPRRVAESVTRMGLRYATVTSVARDDRPDTGAWLNAETVRRIHAENPNTGVELLANDHNGDPAFLNQIFDARPEVFAHNVETVPRIFKRIRPAFRYERSLGVLTQARDAGLITKSNLILGMGEEPSEVLEALQDLHDAGCDIITITQYLRPTPRHLPVARWVKPAEFVEFKEEAERIGFLGVLAGPLVRSSYRAGRLWAQSMMSKGREIPAHLSHIADSADLGFAQAV; encoded by the coding sequence ATGACCGCTGCTGCCCCAGAAGGACGCAGACTCCTCCGCCTGGAGATCCGCAACGCGGAGACTCCGATCGAGCGCAAGCCGGAGTGGATCAAGACCAAGGCGAAGATGGGGCCGGAGTACACGGCGCTGCATTCGCTCGTCAAGGCCGAAGGCCTGCACACCGTCTGCCAGGAGGCCGGTTGCCCGAACATCTTCGAGTGCTGGGAGGACCGAGAGGCGACATTCCTCATCGGCGGCTCTCAATGCACGAGGCGATGCGACTTCTGCCAGATCGACACGGGCAAACCCGCCGACTACGACACGGACGAACCGCGCCGCGTGGCTGAGAGCGTCACGCGCATGGGACTGCGCTACGCCACGGTCACGAGCGTCGCCAGGGATGACCGCCCTGACACCGGTGCCTGGCTCAACGCCGAGACGGTTCGCCGGATCCATGCGGAGAATCCGAACACCGGCGTGGAGCTCCTCGCGAACGACCACAACGGCGACCCCGCATTCCTCAACCAGATCTTCGATGCGCGCCCCGAAGTCTTCGCGCACAACGTCGAGACGGTACCTCGCATCTTCAAACGCATCCGGCCCGCGTTCCGCTATGAACGCTCTCTCGGCGTGCTCACCCAGGCCAGGGATGCCGGTCTCATCACGAAGTCGAACCTGATCCTCGGGATGGGTGAGGAACCGTCCGAGGTGCTCGAGGCCCTGCAGGACCTTCACGACGCAGGCTGCGACATCATCACGATCACGCAATACCTGCGTCCAACGCCGCGGCATCTGCCGGTCGCACGCTGGGTGAAGCCCGCTGAGTTCGTGGAGTTCAAGGAAGAGGCGGAGAGGATCGGTTTCCTCGGCGTTCTTGCCGGTCCACTCGTGCGGTCCTCGTACCGCGCAGGGCGGCTCTGGGCGCAGTCGATGATGTCGAAGGGCCGCGAGATCCCCGCGCACCTGTCGCATATCGCCGACAGCGCAGATCTCGGCTTCGCGCAGGCCGTCTGA
- the ftsY gene encoding signal recognition particle-docking protein FtsY, with product MAEKSWSLGRALRGMFVKPTIDETTWEDLETALITADFGPDISERIVEELREKVDRYRTTDPQDLQRMLRETLEEHFAKFDTTLKLTERPAVVLVVGVNGVGKTTTIGKFTKFLRGYQRSVVVGAADTFRAAAVDQLATWAQRGGAAIVRPQQEGQDPASVAYQTIEYAQREGIEIAIIDTAGRLHTKGGLMDELSKIRRVIEKQAPISEVLLVLDATTGQNGVMQAEAFLEHAGVTGLVLTKLDGSAKGGFVLAVQERTGIPVKLLGQGEGIDDLTGFTPHVFVASLVGQ from the coding sequence ATCGATGAGACGACGTGGGAAGACCTCGAGACTGCGCTGATCACAGCTGACTTCGGCCCCGACATCTCGGAGCGGATCGTCGAAGAGTTGCGGGAGAAGGTCGATCGCTACCGGACGACTGATCCGCAGGATCTGCAGCGCATGCTGCGCGAGACGCTCGAGGAGCACTTCGCGAAGTTCGACACGACCCTCAAGCTCACTGAACGTCCTGCCGTCGTGCTCGTCGTCGGCGTCAACGGTGTCGGTAAGACGACCACCATTGGCAAGTTCACGAAGTTCCTCCGCGGTTACCAGCGCAGCGTGGTCGTCGGTGCCGCCGACACGTTCCGCGCGGCTGCCGTCGATCAGCTCGCGACCTGGGCGCAGCGTGGGGGAGCGGCGATCGTCCGCCCGCAGCAGGAGGGTCAGGATCCGGCATCCGTGGCGTACCAGACCATCGAGTACGCGCAGCGCGAAGGCATCGAGATCGCGATCATCGACACTGCAGGCCGCCTGCACACCAAGGGCGGGCTCATGGACGAGCTGTCGAAGATCCGGCGTGTGATCGAGAAGCAGGCCCCGATCAGTGAAGTGCTGCTGGTGCTCGATGCGACCACAGGACAGAACGGCGTGATGCAGGCTGAAGCCTTCCTCGAGCACGCTGGGGTCACCGGCCTCGTGCTCACGAAACTCGACGGCTCAGCGAAGGGCGGCTTCGTCCTCGCAGTGCAGGAGCGCACCGGCATCCCCGTCAAACTCCTCGGTCAAGGTGAGGGAATCGACGACCTCACCGGGTTCACGCCGCACGTCTTCGTGGCATCCCTTGTCGGGCAGTGA
- a CDS encoding glycerol-3-phosphate dehydrogenase/oxidase, whose translation MSTASTAPTERPSVRAARERGRTSVVIIGAGINGISTFRDLAMQGVDVLLVERGDFASGATAASSHMIHGGIRYLENGEFRLVKESVQERNSLLKIAPHYVKPLETTIPIYSTFSGVLAAPLRFLTHKQGKPQERGAFLIKIGLTLYDTFSRDGGSVPRHRFLGRKKSLAQLPKLDQKIKYTATYYDASVHDPERLALDVLRDGEASHPGAQAINYVEAVGLDDEGVQLRDRETGSEFHITADVIVNASGPWTDLTNDALGTQTAFMGGTKGSHIVLDNQELLDATAGREIFFEHSDGRIVLIYPLKDRVLVGTTDLDADPREPARCTEEEVDYFFDLIGHVFPTIPVDRTQIVYRYSGIRPLPHHDDTAPGFVSRDYRIERRKEAERPPVYSLVGGKWTTFRALGANLADHVLDELGRQRVASTVGVRIGGGNGYPRTPRRRIEWLRQNVGDTDRGRTLFVRYGTRAADVAGFIAEGDDEQVVGDSLSTRELAWMVEHEQVRHLADVVFRRTSLAFTGDADADAIRAIAEALAPQMGWDDARIESEIEDTSTQLREAHGVDLAAAVTPAGR comes from the coding sequence ATGAGCACTGCCAGCACTGCACCGACCGAACGACCGAGTGTGCGCGCCGCACGCGAACGCGGCCGCACCAGCGTCGTGATCATCGGTGCGGGGATCAACGGCATCTCGACATTCCGCGACCTCGCCATGCAGGGCGTCGATGTGCTCCTCGTCGAACGAGGGGACTTCGCCTCCGGCGCGACCGCCGCGTCCAGTCACATGATCCATGGCGGTATCCGTTACCTCGAGAACGGCGAGTTCCGCCTCGTGAAGGAATCGGTGCAGGAGCGCAACAGTCTCCTCAAGATCGCACCGCACTACGTCAAGCCGCTCGAGACCACCATCCCGATCTACTCGACGTTCTCCGGCGTCTTAGCCGCTCCGCTGCGCTTCCTCACGCACAAGCAGGGCAAACCCCAGGAACGCGGGGCGTTTCTCATCAAGATCGGACTGACGCTCTACGACACGTTCTCCCGCGACGGCGGAAGCGTTCCCCGTCACCGATTCCTCGGCCGGAAGAAGTCTCTTGCACAGCTTCCGAAGCTCGACCAGAAGATCAAGTACACCGCGACCTACTACGACGCCTCGGTCCACGATCCCGAGCGCCTCGCGCTCGACGTGCTTCGCGACGGCGAAGCCAGCCACCCAGGTGCGCAGGCGATCAACTATGTCGAGGCCGTAGGGCTCGACGACGAAGGCGTTCAGCTCCGCGACCGCGAGACCGGTTCCGAGTTCCATATCACCGCCGATGTCATCGTGAACGCCTCCGGGCCGTGGACCGACCTCACGAATGATGCCCTCGGCACGCAGACAGCATTCATGGGAGGCACCAAGGGTTCGCACATCGTGCTCGACAACCAGGAGCTTCTCGACGCCACGGCTGGACGAGAGATCTTCTTCGAGCACTCCGATGGACGGATCGTGCTCATCTACCCGCTCAAGGACCGCGTACTCGTCGGCACGACCGACCTCGATGCCGACCCGCGAGAGCCGGCTCGTTGCACCGAGGAAGAGGTCGACTACTTCTTCGACCTGATCGGTCATGTGTTCCCGACGATCCCGGTCGACCGGACTCAGATCGTCTACCGATACTCCGGCATCCGCCCGTTGCCGCACCACGACGACACCGCCCCCGGTTTCGTGTCGCGCGACTACCGGATCGAGCGCCGCAAGGAGGCGGAGCGCCCACCCGTGTACAGCCTCGTCGGCGGCAAATGGACGACGTTCCGGGCTCTCGGCGCGAACCTCGCCGATCACGTGCTCGACGAGCTGGGGCGACAGCGCGTGGCCAGCACGGTCGGTGTCCGGATCGGCGGCGGGAACGGTTACCCGCGCACGCCGCGGCGCCGGATCGAGTGGCTTCGCCAGAACGTCGGCGACACCGATCGCGGCCGCACGCTCTTCGTCCGCTACGGCACGCGGGCCGCAGATGTCGCGGGCTTCATCGCCGAAGGGGATGACGAGCAGGTCGTCGGTGATTCACTGTCGACCCGCGAGCTCGCCTGGATGGTCGAGCACGAGCAGGTCCGCCACCTCGCCGATGTGGTCTTCCGTCGCACGAGCCTCGCCTTCACCGGAGATGCCGATGCGGACGCCATCCGAGCGATCGCCGAGGCTCTCGCTCCGCAGATGGGTTGGGATGACGCGCGGATCGAGTCCGAGATCGAGGACACATCGACGCAGCTGCGCGAGGCGCACGGCGTCGACCTCGCGGCTGCCGTAACCCCTGCGGGTCGTTGA
- the ffh gene encoding signal recognition particle protein: MATFGTLSDRLTETFRNLRTKGKLTAADVDGTVREIRRALLDADVALIVVKEFTAKVRERALGDEVSKALNPAQQVVQIVNEELVQILGGEQRRLEFAKTPPTVIMLAGLQGSGKTTFAGKLAKLLEKDGHTPLLVAADLQRPNAVNQLQVVAEQAGATIFAPEPGNGVGDPVKVSRDGVEHARRQQHDVVIIDTAGRLGVDADLMKQAADIRKAVNPDEVLFVIDAMIGQDAVNTAKAFQEGVDFTGVVLSKLDGDARGGAALSVASITGRPIIFASTGEGLDDLEQFHPDRMASRILDLGDILTLIEQAQQAFDEDEAQKVAEKLANEAFTLEDFLDQLQQMKKMGSMKKMLGMLPGMGQMKQQLEDFDEKEIDRTEAIIRSMTPGERQNPKVLNGSRRVRIAKGSGMTVTDVNQLVQRFEQAAKMMKTVARGGTPNIPGMGAMPGMGRPGASSKRGKKGKAKGASRSGNPAKRAAENAGLPTGPSTGSGFGLGGQKAPTEADLAEIQKLFGKN, translated from the coding sequence ATGGCTACCTTTGGCACGCTCTCCGATCGGCTCACCGAGACCTTCCGCAACCTTCGCACGAAGGGAAAGCTCACCGCGGCCGACGTCGACGGCACGGTACGCGAGATACGCCGAGCCCTTCTGGATGCCGATGTCGCGCTCATCGTAGTCAAGGAGTTCACGGCGAAGGTGCGTGAACGCGCGCTCGGCGACGAGGTCAGCAAGGCCTTGAACCCCGCTCAGCAGGTTGTGCAGATCGTCAACGAGGAGCTCGTGCAGATCCTCGGCGGCGAACAGCGCCGACTGGAGTTCGCGAAGACGCCGCCGACCGTCATCATGCTCGCCGGCCTCCAGGGCTCCGGTAAGACGACGTTCGCGGGCAAGTTGGCGAAGCTGCTGGAGAAGGATGGCCATACCCCGCTTCTCGTCGCCGCTGACCTGCAACGCCCGAACGCGGTGAACCAGCTGCAGGTCGTCGCAGAGCAGGCCGGCGCCACGATCTTTGCGCCTGAGCCGGGCAACGGCGTCGGAGATCCCGTCAAGGTCTCCCGCGACGGTGTCGAGCATGCGCGTCGCCAGCAGCACGACGTGGTCATCATCGACACCGCCGGTCGGTTGGGCGTCGATGCCGATCTCATGAAGCAGGCAGCCGACATCCGCAAGGCCGTCAACCCCGATGAGGTCCTGTTCGTCATCGACGCGATGATCGGTCAGGATGCCGTCAACACTGCGAAGGCTTTCCAGGAGGGCGTCGACTTCACCGGTGTCGTCCTCTCCAAGCTCGACGGTGACGCCCGCGGTGGTGCGGCACTGTCGGTGGCGTCCATCACCGGTCGTCCGATCATCTTCGCCTCCACGGGCGAGGGCCTCGACGATCTCGAGCAGTTCCACCCCGACCGTATGGCGAGTCGCATCCTCGATCTCGGTGACATCCTCACCCTCATCGAGCAGGCGCAGCAGGCGTTCGATGAGGACGAGGCGCAGAAGGTCGCCGAGAAGCTCGCCAACGAGGCCTTCACCTTGGAGGACTTCCTCGACCAGCTTCAGCAGATGAAGAAGATGGGCTCGATGAAGAAGATGCTCGGGATGCTTCCGGGTATGGGCCAGATGAAGCAGCAGCTCGAAGACTTCGACGAGAAGGAGATCGACCGCACAGAGGCGATCATCCGCTCGATGACCCCGGGGGAGCGACAGAACCCCAAGGTGCTCAACGGATCGCGCCGCGTGCGCATCGCCAAGGGCTCGGGAATGACCGTGACCGACGTGAATCAGCTGGTGCAGCGTTTTGAGCAAGCGGCGAAGATGATGAAGACCGTCGCTCGCGGCGGCACCCCGAATATCCCGGGCATGGGGGCCATGCCCGGGATGGGGCGCCCTGGTGCCTCGTCGAAGCGCGGTAAGAAGGGCAAGGCCAAGGGCGCTTCGCGTTCAGGGAACCCGGCCAAGCGGGCGGCCGAGAACGCCGGTCTGCCGACCGGTCCGTCGACGGGCTCCGGGTTCGGCCTGGGCGGTCAGAAGGCGCCGACCGAAGCAGACCTGGCAGAGATCCAGAAGCTGTTCGGAAAGAACTGA